One Sulfolobus sp. S-194 DNA segment encodes these proteins:
- the trpC gene encoding indole-3-glycerol phosphate synthase TrpC, with the protein MPRYLEGWLADVVKISLNRERINKIRERPIYLLSKFIKSVTNKNAIIAEFKRKSPSGLNENRNLEEYVKFMEESGAIGISVLTEEKYFGGSYSDLEKAAKIVKIPILMKDFIVTEKQIDTAFNLGADAILLIVKILTERELINLYEYARNLGLEAIVEVTDENDLKIALRYDFNIIGVNARNLSSLEVNIRNVGKILEMIPKDRIKIAESGIKNKEDIVELKKYGADAFLIGTTLMKDPNKIKELI; encoded by the coding sequence ATGCCCAGGTATTTGGAAGGATGGCTAGCTGATGTTGTCAAAATATCCTTAAATAGAGAAAGAATAAATAAGATTAGAGAAAGGCCTATTTACTTACTTTCTAAATTTATCAAATCTGTAACTAATAAAAATGCTATTATTGCAGAATTCAAAAGAAAATCCCCATCTGGGTTAAATGAAAACAGGAACTTAGAAGAATATGTGAAGTTTATGGAAGAAAGTGGGGCTATAGGAATTAGTGTACTTACTGAAGAAAAATATTTTGGAGGTAGCTATTCTGATTTAGAGAAGGCGGCAAAAATAGTAAAAATACCTATACTTATGAAGGATTTTATTGTAACTGAAAAACAAATAGATACAGCATTTAATTTAGGTGCAGACGCAATTCTTCTGATAGTTAAGATTCTCACAGAACGGGAATTGATTAATCTATACGAGTATGCTAGAAACTTAGGACTTGAGGCTATTGTTGAAGTTACTGATGAGAATGATTTAAAAATAGCTTTAAGGTATGATTTTAATATAATAGGCGTTAATGCTAGAAATTTAAGTAGCTTAGAGGTTAACATTAGAAATGTTGGAAAAATTCTAGAAATGATACCTAAGGATAGAATTAAAATTGCTGAAAGTGGGATAAAAAATAAAGAAGATATAGTAGAATTAAAGAAGTATGGAGCCGATGCTTTTCTAATAGGAACGACTTTAATGAAGGACCCAAACAAAATTAAGGAACTAATATAA
- a CDS encoding aminodeoxychorismate/anthranilate synthase component II, with product MDLTLIIDNYDSFVYNIAQIVGELGSYPIIIRNDEITLKGVERINPDRIIISPGPGTPEKKEDIGIVIDVIKQLGKRIPILGICLGHQAIGYAFGAKIRKAKRVFHGKISKINIINNITLYDSLPKQIEATRYHSLVIDDVKEPLIIDAYSLEDNEIMAIHHSELRIYGVQFHPESVGTPLGKRIIYNFLNKV from the coding sequence ATGGATTTAACACTTATTATAGATAATTATGATAGTTTTGTATATAATATAGCTCAGATAGTAGGGGAATTAGGAAGTTATCCTATAATTATAAGAAACGATGAGATTACACTAAAAGGAGTTGAGAGAATAAATCCTGATAGAATAATAATTTCTCCTGGTCCCGGAACTCCAGAAAAGAAGGAGGATATAGGGATAGTTATTGATGTCATTAAGCAACTTGGTAAAAGAATTCCTATTTTAGGAATTTGTCTAGGTCACCAAGCTATAGGTTATGCATTTGGAGCAAAAATTAGGAAGGCTAAGAGGGTATTTCATGGTAAAATAAGTAAAATAAATATAATTAACAACATAACATTATATGATAGTTTGCCGAAACAAATTGAAGCAACTAGATATCATAGTCTAGTTATAGATGACGTTAAAGAACCTCTAATAATTGATGCATATTCCTTAGAAGATAACGAGATTATGGCTATTCATCACTCAGAATTAAGAATTTATGGTGTCCAATTTCATCCAGAGAGTGTTGGAACACCGTTAGGAAAGAGAATTATTTATAACTTTCTCAATAAAGTATAA